ATGGTAATATTAGTCTACCCAGATCACATATACGGTATGTCTAAAAGAGATACCATAACCCAAACTGCCAACTATGATGGTGATAGCTTCAGTTACAAAGAATACCCACCCTATATTTTGTAGCAGGTGGATTTCTTAAAGAAGGGCCAATTTTAGGCATAAGCCTGGTATTATCCaattccaatttatttatttatgtagttattttttgagacagagccttaagctgtcgccctcgatagagtgccgtggcatcacagctccaactcctgggcttaagcgattctcttgcctcagcctgccaagtagctgggactataggcgcctgccacaatgcctggctattttttggttgtagttgtcattgttgtttggcaggcctgggctggacttgaatctgccagctctgttgtatgtggctggcgccctagccgctttagctacaggtgcagagccccaATTCCAATTTCAAATAAAGAATCATATGATAAAAGTTCCACTATCTTCactaattatttcttatttctttatatttatttattatcttttataaaaatattatatactatatgCTAATTTGgaatctaaaataaaacaacataccTTGGTAATATATTCCATTGAGGTGGCCAGCATGACACTTGTTCATCCACCAACCAGATCCATCCTGTTCAGCACAGTTGCCTTCAAACTTATCATTGTCATTATCCCAGGTACTGAACTGCATGCCATTGTGGGATGTGAAAAATTTGTCACTAGGATCATCACCAAAATCAAAGCCATCAAAGGCATCTCCGGCATCTCCACCAGCGAAGTAGGCATATGTCAAGCGGTACTTGTCAGCTTCGGGGCCCACCTTGAACATGGCATAGTCTGCAGTACTGTGAAGGAGGGAATAGAGACATCATATCCAGAGCCTTCTCCAGAATCTCAGAAGTTCCCTCTTTAACAGCACAGTTGCTTGGAGTTTTTCACTTTGCTTCTTAAGGCTAAAACATGCTTACTAAGTAAAGTTTTCTGCAAATCTGGCAAGAGGCAGTGGATGTGTGGAGAGCTTATCATCATCATCCAGCATAGGTTAAGAAACCTCCCAGGCATCCCAGTGAAAACTTAAAACTTCACCCatttgaatgccttttttttGCATCCTAAGATCAAATCAAGATATGTGGATGAATCTGACTTATTTTGTACTTCCCATTTGTATTTAAATGTTTGGTGTTGCACACGTTATCACAGAACACAGGCATTATCTGACAGGCAGTGACCCTTAATTAATGCACCAAACTCGAAAGAGATACAGCCACTCATACCACCTGAAGCATGAGGTGCtggaggatttcttttttaattccttcCCAAGGTAGTGTAGTAGTGGCAAGAAGGAGAGCTTCTCTGAGAGCATTAAAGAAGCAAAGTGGTCCCTGTGTAGCCCACAGCATATGAGTTATGAGAATCAGAAAGAGATTCTCTCCAGGAAAAAATTATGGAAGAGGGCCATAATTCTACGGAGTGGAGGCAAGAATGAATCTTGGTGAATGAACAGAGATTTCCAGAATTCATCCCTAATATCTGGTACTTGGGAATTAGGAGACACTCTCACAGGAGAAGTCCTACTGATGGTGGTACTTTCAAAAAAACtcatgtggttttgttttgtacaAACAAAGACCTCATGTCTTTGGAGATAATATGTTTCATTATTCCAAAAAACATAACTAGACAGCTGGAtgttttctgccttttaattAGGGTATACAAAGCTTGCCCCTTCCCCCCAAATATCTCTCAGCATAAAGAAGGCTCTAGATCACCAAAGGAGGTAGCTAATTTAATTTTAGGGTAGCCCATAATTTGACAGAATAAATTGTCATGAAAGCCAGGGAAATCTAAAAGGGCTGGACTTGCTTTTCAACCAGAGTAGTTAATAGCACAGGCACCAGAGTCAAATTACTGGAGTTCAAATTCTACCTCCACTATTTCCCAACAATGTGCATTTGGCAAGTTAGTCTGCAAAATGGACTTAATAATAGTACCTGCCTTGTGAAATAGTAATTCAGACtagattaaattatattttcatactcAATTTCTGGCACATATTAAAAGCTCGGTAATTAGCTATTATTCTGAATGACTTCAGGATAAGGAACAAAAACACTCAGATCAAAGGACCTACCTTTCTGGACTACCCAAGAGACAAACTGACTCCTGGGGGAAATGGCTTTATGTGCCCTTTGCATTTGTCAGGCTGTGTTTGCCATTGGTCCATTGATAGTTGCAAATTATACATTCCAGACAACTTCTACAATAAAAAGTCAGAAGTCCTCTCTAAAAAGTACCTGGTTCTGCCATTCCAGTCTTCCAGCTCCACTCTTAATGCATACGGGAGTGCTGACTGTGTGCTTATCAAATGAATCTTCTCATTTCCCAGCCAGAACTCTGTGGTGCCAGTAGGAGACAGATGTCCAAAACCTTCTTTATACTGAATCCAGTTTTTCTTGAAATCCAGACTGCCGTCAAGTCTCTAATTACACAATTGCGTGAACAAAAGAAGAGGCGGGATTGTCAATgtatgtaaagaaaatattatcaatattttgttaaaaatttggAAAGATGATTCTATCAACTACCAACTAAGTGACCTTGGCTGAgctacctcagtttcctcatctatcaaATAGGAGAGATGATGCTCACTTCATATAAGAGAAACACTgtaaaagtgcctggcacatggtaaatcAGTATTTAAAAGACACTGAGAGGACTTCAGGACTCAAGCTTGATATTCCTGATTCTTCTACTGATGGTGGAATGGTCAACCTATTGTTCAATCTGTATCCACCAACCAGGGCCTCTGTCATTCACTGCCTCTGAGCTCCCTCTGCGGGAGGAGTTGTCACAGTAGCAAGAGGTAAACAGAAGGTAAAGAAACCTGCAGCAGCTGTCAGCATCTGGAAGAGGCAACAAAGGGACCCTTGTCTACACCCTGGGGGCGGGTTCTTCATCATGTGACAGCTAGCCCTAGCTCTTTGTCCACCTGATGAAAGAGGTCACTTCTTGTCCTGTGTCACCGTGGTACTACAATTATGTTCCACCATGAATCCACAACAGCAGAGCAGCACAGCGCAGAGTGAAAGCAGACTCTGAAACCTGAGTGCCTGGGTTCAGCCCTGACAGCTACTTATTAGTTATGTGATCTGGGgcaatttatttaccttttcctaTCTTAATTTCTTGCTCTGTAAATAAGTATAATAACAGTATCAACCTCATAGGGATACagtgagggttaaatgagttaGTGTTCACAAGGTGCTTAGAAAAATATCTGGCATGTGGCAGAAACAATGTAGGTGCTTATTATATACACACAGTAAGGAACAATTACCTTCTGAAACACAGTCCATCCGTTTCCAGACCCATCGATTTCACAGTAGACTAAGAACTGCTTGTCAGCTTTCAGAGGTTTGATAAAGTAAAGCCCACTCTCTTTGGCTCCCTTGTTGGCAATGTCTTGGCAAtctgaagaaggagaaaaagctcTTACTGTGGTTTGAAATTCAGGTAAGATTGTGCCAGCCTTGAAAATGACCTTTTTAACCTGTAGTAAACTATTCATTTCCCAAGAAGTATTTTCTTCTCATGTCATCATTCTTTCAAACTATGTTTAGCCATTCAGGAAAAGTCTATGTAGGTGAAACCCTTAGAATCAATGGCTAGAAATAAGTTCTAATTTATTCCCATACATTTCAATGTATCAGTCTCCTTTGCTTTGTATACTTACTTTGATGTACACAGTCCCAATGTAAACCTCCTCACTTACCTTTTCCAGTTGTATCATGGATTTGTACTGTGTCTTTACAAggttcctggcatttttcttccAGCTGAGCTACCTTCTGTTTCAGGTTAGTGATCTTTTGATTATTTGAATTATACATGTCTTGTAAATATCTATAAACAGATCAACAAAACAACGAAAGATAAGTATTTCTTTCAGAAaagtggtttttttaaaaaaaataaatacaataaaaatgttcattttattttcattgcttattttaaaatcactttcttttaaaaacatggccttattttctcaaaaattatttctgataCATTAGTCCATTCTTAGGAAAAGTGTGAAATCATGTCATTGAATTCGAGCAAATTTGAATTCTTAACTTTttgaacaagaaaaacaaaaaaagtcaattaaaacAGGGATACAGTTTCAGCCTGAATCTTTTCACATAGAATGGGGGCTATGGTCTCAACTCTGAACACCAATAAGAGCGCTTTGTCAACAACCCTGGGAAGTGGTCATTCTGGTTTGACTTTATGCATAAAAGGGCAGCAGACAACAACCAAATGGGGGATGGCTTGGTTAGTGGAAACACCTCCTGAGGATAAGAATCAGGAAAGGCTCTGTTCAGTAAGTCACAGGCAGTGAAGCActattccttttcatttctggatCTACTTTCCACACAGTAGAAAGTATCTGTGATGTTAACAAACGTAAAACAAAACCACAGACACTTTCCCTTTCGTCTCTCCTGTTTCTAAGGACCTAGCTTCAGAGTGGGTCTGGGAGAAGTAAAAACCAAGCTTTGGTGGTTTCTCACAGGATTGATTGTAAATATTCAAAAAGGATAGAAAACTATAAATCCATAAACTGTTGTGTCTTTCTTTGATGGAAAGAAGGGTATTTCCCACGTTGTCTTATACAATTTCTGTACAACAGCCTCCCTCAACTTCAATGATGGGCAAATAATAACGCAAGTGATGATGGTAATAGTTCTAACAATAATACTGATGGCCCTGCAGTACCCCCCCCAAAAAGGAGAAATCTCTCCTGGACCATTTCTCCCCTGCTACCATTTATTTCAATTTCTCACACTGTTTTGAGAacaatttagggaaaaaaaaaatggagaagaagcTGAAATTGCATCTGAGACCTTATGTTTTGGCAGTTATGAGTCCCTGGGAAGCTATTAACAGAGGTGTTTCTCTTCCAAATGAAAAGAGGAGAACGTGCAAGTTCCCATCCTGCCATTATCCTTGTGTAACATCACACTTTTTGGTAAACTTAGTCTCTTAAGGcatgtttttttcctctctaccTTCAATATAATTTACTTGAGAAGCCAAAATCCTTCCTATGCCCCTGCTTGCTAATTTTTACCACCAATTTGGagacatttttataaagataattttattttcaatgctgAAATTCCCATGAATTCAAATGTATGGTGCAATATAATTGGGGAGTAGGGAGAAAACGTTTAGATACATATGGTCATGACAGCATTTGAAGACATCTAGAGCACCTTCCTCCAAAGTGATTTTTGCAAAGCTTTCTCCAGTATGTGCAAGACTGGCCAAAGACCAGTTGGATTTCAtagactaaatttttaaaaaccactaaaAGGTCACTGTGTCTAAGTACGGACTATCAAATAAAAATGAGTCTTGCagagcaaattaaaacaaaaatgcttaCCGAATACTTGAGTCATGTGATAAAATCAATGTTTCATATTTCATAATTTCTTCTACCATTTTCTTGGAATTCTGAGTAGCACCCTCTATCATATCTGTAATGTGGATCAGAGACATAAAAACACGTAAGCAAATATAACAACTttacaacaacagcaaaagaacTTCACAGACAATTTTCTCAGTAATCTTTAGTTTCTCACTTGGCTTTGATGGTTCATCGGGATTATAGCTGACTTGGATTGCTTTGATCAGTTCTTTGGCTTCTGATGTTTTGTTTTCAACTTGATTAAACATGTCTTCCAAAGTCTGTAGATCCTTACCTACTTTGGTTTGGTAAGTAGAGAGGAAATCGGCAATGCCACAGGTAGTTGGGCAAAAGCTACCCTGAAAATATAAGAATGAAGAGAGCAAAAATGTTGATAAATGTTGAAAAATGTTGCTAAGCTACACTTAATATCTAGctgttaaaaatggataaaaaaccCACAATGATGTTTTTTAAAGAGTTGCGAGTGTCAGTGATATTTGTGAGAGAACTTCTTCTGCTCCTCTGCCCCTCTTCAGCTCAAACACGAAACAAGAAACACAGAAGCTACTTACAAATCGCTCATCTAAGATGCAGCAGTTGTCTCTGGTAGCAACATACTAAgggagaaaaataggaaaatgtcaCTCGTTTATCatcacttttcttattttccagcTTTCCATTTCAAACCTATGTGCTGTGATCAGCGCACTTACTGCCAGGCATGTTGAACAGAGTAATAAAAGAGCATAGAAGCTGAGAGTTAAACTCCGGGGGAGCAAGGACCAACTCATGATGGCTAAGGTGCCCGGCACTCCGAGCCTTGTAGTGTCAGCACTGTGACCTCCGGGGCTCCAATTGTCCCTTTATGTAACCTTCTCGGCTGGCCAGGACTGCTAGTGGCTGGAGCTGGTCACAAGACTTCCTTACCCAAAGGGTGGGGACATCTTTCCTGCCCCTTTTCCCTCATCCTGACCCCCAGCCTATGCTCAGTGTGTTTCCCAGATTTTGCACACAGGTTTCAGCTCCTCCCCTTTGGCtcagttcaactttttttcctcTGACCTAAAATCATCTCCAGAGGCTAGTGAAGCATTAGCCATTGCTGCGGGGAGGGAGGGGAGCCCAGGAAGCTGTGTGATGCAACTTCTTCCAGGACGTAGCCGCAAGAGCAAACACAGAAATCTGACCTCAAACGCAAGCCCAGCCCATCTTTACGATGGGGCCTACTGCCATCACCTGCATTACAGAAAGAGCTCTCTTAGTCCAGGGACGagataacattatttttaactcGTGGCTATGGCAGGAGGAGACATTGCCTTCCCCCGTGTCCCAGTTCAACATTCCCAGGAATGAATGACACTAGAAACACATTCTTGCCCCTCTGTGTTGGTCCTTGTCATAGGTTCTCAGTTCTCGCTGAGTTTTTGAGCACAGGTCTTCCCTTTGTCTGGAAGGACCAGCTGGTAGCACCCCGTCCACCACAGAGGAGAAGACAGCAGGAGCCCCCTTTTTTCTCCTGGCAGGACCATCTAGTGTCCTCAGGGACTAGGAAAATCCACTTCCCTTATAGCAAACTACAGTGGCAGCCACGCTAAAGGAAAAGGGGCAAAATGAGACATGGGAAAAAGAGGGGCATCGTCTTTGTCCTGTCCCAGCTTCCTGGTGTATGGGGGAAACATGTCTACCGTCACCTCCTATTGATAACCCATGGCTGCATCACTCCATGATTAATGTCCCTATTTTTGGTTATCCCTCATTTCCTTCTCTGAAACCAAACTGACTACAAATTCTGATGGCCTATATTGGTGAGAGAAATACAACtagtttgaaaaaaatgctcagtctTTACTGTCTGATTCCAAGTTACAAAGGAATATTTATGCTTTGATTTGAAGACAAAGGGAAGTGTTCATGTTCAGTAAATGaccaataattattataaaacagtGAGTATATCAAAGCCAGATTTGTTGTCTTTTCTCCCCTCTTCAATAGCTCCCTTTCTGACTTCTCAGTTTATTGCCCATCACATCATATCAGCAGTCAAGTAGAGGTCTCATGATCTCTACTTTCATTGATCTATCTCTCAATCTTTCATTGATCTACCTTATCTACTCAGGTAATCGGTTGTTTATCAAGTCTGTTGAATTAAACATTAAAGTGTTAGTATTTCTTTCAAACAGTTCTTCCTCTTTTGTAGTATTTATAGCTACTTTATATTATATGCATACATACCGTATCCACTGAGTTCTATGGCTATAGCATCAGCACAGCAATATTTAACACTGGATAGCTATCAGATGAATTGAATCAGTTGCCTCTGTAGGTAGACAGGTATGGTGTGGGGATGGAAGACAGGGTTGGGAAAAAAGGTTCATTTTCCCTATGTACTCTGTTATCGTTAGAATTTTGAATATAGGTGCATATTATAtactaaaatacatataattaaatatgtaattattgATCACTCACAATGATTTATTTGGTATGCTAGTACTtaattcttgattattttttgatTTGA
This Nycticebus coucang isolate mNycCou1 chromosome 1, mNycCou1.pri, whole genome shotgun sequence DNA region includes the following protein-coding sequences:
- the FGG gene encoding fibrinogen gamma chain isoform X1 encodes the protein MSWSLLPRSLTLSFYALLLLCSTCLAYVATRDNCCILDERFGSFCPTTCGIADFLSTYQTKVGKDLQTLEDMFNQVENKTSEAKELIKAIQVSYNPDEPSKPNMIEGATQNSKKMVEEIMKYETLILSHDSSIRYLQDMYNSNNQKITNLKQKVAQLEEKCQEPCKDTVQIHDTTGKDCQDIANKGAKESGLYFIKPLKADKQFLVYCEIDGSGNGWTVFQKRLDGSLDFKKNWIQYKEGFGHLSPTGTTEFWLGNEKIHLISTQSALPYALRVELEDWNGRTSTADYAMFKVGPEADKYRLTYAYFAGGDAGDAFDGFDFGDDPSDKFFTSHNGMQFSTWDNDNDKFEGNCAEQDGSGWWMNKCHAGHLNGIYYQGGTYSKASTPNGYDNGIIWATWKSRWYSMKKTTMKMIPFNRLAIGEGQQHHLGGAKQVGPEHHVEIEYD
- the FGG gene encoding fibrinogen gamma chain isoform X2, translating into MSWSLLPRSLTLSFYALLLLCSTCLAYVATRDNCCILDERFGSFCPTTCGIADFLSTYQTKVGKDLQTLEDMFNQVENKTSEAKELIKAIQVSYNPDEPSKPNMIEGATQNSKKMVEEIMKYETLILSHDSSIRYLQDMYNSNNQKITNLKQKVAQLEEKCQEPCKDTVQIHDTTGKDCQDIANKGAKESGLYFIKPLKADKQFLVYCEIDGSGNGWTVFQKRLDGSLDFKKNWIQYKEGFGHLSPTGTTEFWLGNEKIHLISTQSALPYALRVELEDWNGRTSTADYAMFKVGPEADKYRLTYAYFAGGDAGDAFDGFDFGDDPSDKFFTSHNGMQFSTWDNDNDKFEGNCAEQDGSGWWMNKCHAGHLNGIYYQGGTYSKASTPNGYDNGIIWATWKSRWYSMKKTTMKMIPFNRLAIGEGQQHHLGGAKQAGDV